TGTCCATGGTCACCCCGGTGGGGTGGCTGGAGCGGGTGCCGACCTACAAGGAGAAGGTAGACGATCTCCACGGCGCCGCGCCGGGCTACGGTCTGCTCGGCTACCCGGTGCTGATGGCGGCCGACATTATGCTCTACCGGGCGGATACGGTGCCGGTGGGGCAGGACCAGCTTCCGCACCTCGAGCTCACGCGCGAGATCGCGCGGCGTTTCAACCATCTTTACGGGGAGGTGTTTCCGGAACCCGCCGCGAAGATAACGGCAAACGCGGTGCTGCCCGGCCTCGACGGGCGCAAGATGAGCAAGTCCTACGACAACCTGATATACGTGGCCGAGGAGCCGGAATCCATTCGCGCCAAGGTCAAGCGCATGTTCACCGATCCGGCGCGGGCCTATCGCAGTGACGCGGGGCACCCCGACGTATGCCCGGTATTCACCTACCACTCCATCTACACCGAGACCGAGCTGACACGCCAGATCGCGTCCGACTGCAGGGGCGCCGCTATCGGGTGTGTGGACTGCAAACAGCGGCTGGCGCAGTCCATCGTCGAGGCGTTGGCGCCGATTCGCGAGCGCCGTCAGCAGTTGGAACGGACCCCCGGCCTGGTGGATGACCTCCTGCACCAGGGCGCCGAGCGGGCGCGCAAGGCGGCGCGCGCGACCATGACCCTGGTGCGAGAGGCGATGAAACTGCCCGAGGAGAAGATAACGGTAGGCACCTGAAGCTGCAAGCACAATCCGGCAACCACATGCTGACCATTTCACGCAGCCACAATCGCAGCAAGGAGAGCCGCAATGATCACCGCCGCTAAGCCCCAGCTCGCGCCGGAGCTTCATGCCTGCTTCACGGGCCACCCGGTGCGGCTGCCGGTCTTCGAGGGGCCCCTCGACTTGCTGTTGCACCTCATCAATCGCCAGCAGATAGACATCTACAACATCCCCATCGCGCGCATCACCTCCCAGTACCTCGATTACCTCGCCCTGCTCGAGCAGTTCAACCTCGAAGTCGCCGGCGAGTTCCTGGTGATGGCGGCGACCTTGCTCGAGATCAAGTCCAAGCTGCTGCTGCCGCGGGCGGCGGTGGCCGGCGACGAGG
The sequence above is drawn from the Armatimonadota bacterium genome and encodes:
- the trpS gene encoding tryptophan--tRNA ligase, whose amino-acid sequence is MKQGVIFSGMRPTGRLHLGNLEGALRNWVALQDDYELYCGIVDLHALTTDCEDTSQLAERVREMAMDFIAAGIDPERATVLVQSHVREHAELHLLLSMVTPVGWLERVPTYKEKVDDLHGAAPGYGLLGYPVLMAADIMLYRADTVPVGQDQLPHLELTREIARRFNHLYGEVFPEPAAKITANAVLPGLDGRKMSKSYDNLIYVAEEPESIRAKVKRMFTDPARAYRSDAGHPDVCPVFTYHSIYTETELTRQIASDCRGAAIGCVDCKQRLAQSIVEALAPIRERRQQLERTPGLVDDLLHQGAERARKAARATMTLVREAMKLPEEKITVGT